CGACGCGGACATCGTCGCGTACCAGTACCACCAGGAGTTCCGCGAGCACGAGTTCCTCACGTGGCAGGCCTTCGGCACGCGCACGCCCGTCACCGGGCTGTACCTGGACGAAACGCCGCAGGTCATCGTCTACCAACGCCCGGAGTAGGTCCGGGCCCGGATGACGCAGGAAGCCATGTGCACGACCGTGCACTCGGCGGCCCCGCGGGCGTCCACGAAAAGCGGACAGGACGGAAAGGCGTGGGGCCGGGATAGGCTGGCCGTGTCGGCCATTCCACCTTCCCGAGGAGGAACACATGACGCGCTGGATGGGCTTGTTGACGGTGATGGCGCTGGGCATGGGCGTCGTGGGTTGCGACGACTCGAAGCCACCCGCGAAGGTGACGCGCGCGCAGGTGAAGCGCACGGGCCCCGCGACGATGGAGATCATCCCCGTCGAGGGACAGCTGCCCTACTGCATGCTCTTCACGATGTCCGAGAAGGGCGTCATCCGGCAGCTCACGCTCACGCGGGAGAACCGCTCCATCCGCTGCGACCCGGGCCGCCCCGTCGCGAACACGAGCTTCCGGGTGCCCGTGCAGGAGGGGAAGGTGCGCGTCTACATCTTCTTCTCCGACGAGCGCGTACCGGCGGGCTCCGTGGCGCAGCAGCTCTACGACTTGCGTGACCGCGAGCGCGTCACCGCCATGGACCTGCGGCTGCCGGGGCGCATCTTCGTGGAGACGCTGGAGTTCACGCCGGAGACGGGCGAGCCGGAGCAGACGGGCGGCATCGTGGGCGCCGGCGGCGTGGTGACGTCCGACGGAGGCACGGCCCCGGACGCTGGCGCTCCCGCATTGACCGTGGAGCCAATGGCCAACTGACCTCCAGACGCGAAGAGGCCCGAGGGTGGATGTCCGCCCCCGGGCCTCCGTGCTGCTTCAAGCCGTGACACCGTGGCCTCCTAGTTCAGCCAGCCACCGCTGTAGCGGCTGCGCTCCAGCCGGGCCAGGCGCTCCCGCTCCTGCCGCTCGCGCTCCAGCCGCGCCTGCCGCTCGCGCTCCTGCCGCTCGCGTTCCAGCCGAGCCTGCCGCTCCCGCTCCTGCCGCTCGCGCTCCAGCCGCGCCTGCCGTTCCCGCTCCTGCCGCTCGCGCTCCAGCCGGGCCTGACGCTCACGCTCCAGCCGCGCCCGCTCCTGCCGTTCGCGCTCCAGCCGCGCCTGCCGCTCCCGCTCCTGCCGCTCGCGCTCCATGCGGGCCTGGTCCTGGCGGCTCACGAGGGGGGTGGCGGCGTGGTAGTCCGCCGCCATCACCGGGGAGCTCGCGACGAGCGCCACAGCCACCACCATCTTCTTGAGCATCGCCTTCATGACCTGCCTCCGTGAGCCGCGTTGTGCTGCGTTCTGAACCTACTGACGGGGGAGTGCCTGCTTGATTCAACCCCGCCATCGGAAGATGGCCCTGTTGAAACACTCTGAAATGAAGCCGGAGTGAAGCCGCTTCGCACGCGGACAGGAGGGGTAGGCTCGCGGCGTTGGCATTCCACCTTCCCTGGGAAGAACACGTGACGCGCTGGACGGGCATGTTGACGGTGATGGCGTTGGGCGCGGGCTCCGTGAGCTGCGACGACGCGAAGCCGCCCGCGAAGGTGGTGCGTGCCCTGGTGAAGCGCACGGGCCCCGCGACGATGGAGATCATCCCCGTCGAGGGACAGCTGCCCTACTGCATGCTCTTCACGACGTCCGAGAAGGGCGTCATCCGGCAGCTCACGCTCACGCGAGACAACCGCTCCATCCGCTGTGACGCCAACCGGCCCGTAGCCAACACCAGCTTCCGCGTGCCGGTGAAGGAGGGGAAGGTGCGCGTCTACGTCTTCTTCTCCGACGAACCCGTGCAGACCGCCTGGGTGGCGCGGCAGCTCTATGAACTGCGCGACCGCGAGCGCATCACCGCCATGGACATGCGGCTGCCGGGGCGCCTCTTCATGGAGACGCTGGAGTTCACACCGGAGACAGGCGGCGTCGCGGACGCCGGCACCCGAGCGCTGTCCGTGGACTCCGGCGCACGCTGAGCTCCAGACGCGACGAAGCCCGAGGGTGGATCTCCGCCCCCGGGCCTCCGTGCTGCTTCAGGCTGTGACCCCATCGCTGCTTAGTTCACCCAGCCGCCCCGGTAGTGCGAGTCGCGCCGCGCCAGCCGCTCCCGCTCCCGCCGTTCGCGCTCCAGCCGGGCCAGCCGCTCCCGCTCCTTGCGCTCCCGCTCGATCCGGGCCTGACGCTCGCGCTCCAACCGCTCACGCTCCAGCCGGGCCTGACGCTCGCGCTCCATCCGCGCCCGCTCCTTGCGCTCGCGCTCCAGCCGGGCCTGACGCTCGCGCTCCATCCGCGCCCGCTCCTGCCGTTCGCGCTCCAGCCGCGCCAACCGCTCCCGCTCGTGCCGCTCGCGCTCCATGCGAGCCTGCTCCTGACGGCTCACGAGGGGGGAGGCGCCGTGGTAGTCCGCCGCCATCACCGGGGAGCTCGCGACCAGCGCCACAGCCACCACCATCTTCTTGAGCATCGCCTTCATGACCTGCCTCCGTGAGCCGCGTTGTGCTGCGTTCTGAACCTTCTGACGGAGGAGGCATCGCTTGATTCAAGCGCACCCAAGGCACGGGGCCCCTCCCGTTTCCCTCGGAAGAGGCCCCGCTGAAACACTCTGAAATCAAGTCGGAGTGAAGCCGCTTTTCAGTACGCCTCGCGGGCCATGGCCAGCAGATCCGCTTCCGTCACGGCGCGCGGATTCCCCTGGTGGGACGCGTCCTGGAAGGCCTTCTGCGCGATGTGCTCCAGGTCCTTCTCCTGCACGCCCGCGTCGCGCAGCCGCGCCGGAATCCCCACGGCCGCCGCCAGCTTGCGCACGCGGTCGATGGCGTTCGCCGCGAGCACCTCCTCGCGCGCGTTGGCCGTGTCCCCCAGCGCCGCGGCGATGCGCGCCAGCCGCGCCGTGCAGGACGCGCGGTTGAACTCCATCACCGCGGGCAGGACGATGGCGTTCGCCAGGCCGTGCGGCACGTTGGAGATGGGCGTGAGCGCGTGCGCCAGCGCGTGGCTCGCGCCCAGGCCCTTCTGGAAGGCCATGGCGCCCTCCATCGCGGCTACCATCATGTCCGTGCGCGCCGCCAGGTCGCGGCCCTCCTTCACCGCCGTCACCAGCGAGCGCCCCACGCGCATCACGCCGTCGATGGCCACCGCGTCCGCGAGCGGATGGAAGCCATTGGCGACATACGCCTCGATGCAGTGGGTGAGCGCGTCCATGCCCGTGGCCGCCGTGACGGACGGAGGCAGGCCCAGCGTCAGCTCCGGGTCGATGACCGCCGCCTTCGGCAGCAGGTGCGGGCTGAAGATGACCGTCTTGCGGCCCGTGTCCGCCAGCGTCACCACGCCCGAGCGCCCGACTTCCGAGCCCGTGCCCGCCGTCGTCGGGATGGCGATGAGCGGCGGCAGGTCGTCGCGCACGTACTGGTCGCCGCCCTTCGCGTCGTCGTAGCGGCTGAGCGGCGGCTCGTGCGTGGTGAGCAGTTGCACCAGCTTGCCCGCGTCCAGCGCGCTGCCACCGCCCAGTGCGACGATGCCGTCCGCCTTGTGCGCGCGGTACGCCTCCAGGCCCGCGAACACGTCGCGCTCCGTGGGGTTGGGCTCCACGCGGTCGAACACCGCGCACTCCAGGCCCGCGCCCTTGAGCACGTCCGCGACGCGCGTGGCCAGGCCCGCCTTCACCACGCCCGCGTCCGTCACCAGCAGCGGGCGCTTCATGTTCAACCGCGCCGCGTGCGCGGGCAGCTTCTGGAGCGCGCCCGCGCCGAACACGATGCGCGTGGGCCACGCCATCTCCGTGACGCGCGGCTCGGAGGGAATGTCGAAAGGTTTCATGAACGGTCCTCCTTCAAATCAGATGAGTTCCAGGTAGCGCTCCAGCTCCCAGGAGGTGACCGCCCGCTCGAACTGGCGCACCTCCCACTCGCGGGTGCGCACGAAATGGTCCACGAAGCCGTCACCCAACAACTCGCGGGCGCGCTCGCTGTTCTTCAACAGGGCCACCGCGTCCTTCAGGGTGCGGGGCAGCGGTTGGGTGTTCTTCGCCTCGTAGGCGTTGGACAGCACGGGCGCGGGCGGCTCGATTTCGTTCTCGATGCCCCACAGGCCCGCGGCCAGGCTCACCGCCATGCCGATGTACGCGTTCATGTCCGCGCCCAGCTGGCGGTACTCGATGCGCATGGACTTGCCGCTGTCGCCGATGACGCGGATGGCGCAGGTGCGGTTCTCCAGGCCCCACGTCGCGGTGGTGGGCGCCCAGGTGTTCTCCACGCTGCGCTTGTAGCTGTTGATGGTGGGCCAGTAGAGCGCCGTCAGCTCCGGCATCAGCGCCACCTGCCCGCCGATGTAGTGCCGCATCAGCTTGCTCATCCCGTGCTTCTGCGACGGGTCGTGGAAGAGGTTCTCCTCGCCCTTCAGGTTCCACAGCGACTGGTGCACGTGGCCGGAGCAGCCCGGCAGCTTCGGGTCCACCTTGGCCATGAAGCACGCGGACACGCCGTGCTTCGCGCAGATCTCCTTCACCACCGTCTTGAAGAGCGCCGCGCGGTCCGCCGCCAGCTCCAGCGTGTCGTAGCGGATGGCGGCCTCGAAGACGCCGGGGCCCGTCTCCGTGTGGAAGCCCTCGATGTTGAGCCCGTACGCGTTGCACCCGTCGATGAGCGCGTGCACCAGCGGCGCGTTCATCGACGTGCGCAGCCACGAGTAGCCGAACATGCCCGGCGTCAGCGGCGTGAGGTTCTTGAAGCCCTTCTCATGCAGGCTCTGCGGGCTCTCCTTGAAGAGGAAGAACTCGTACTCCGCGCCGAACCTGGGCAGGAAGCCCAGCTTGCGCGCGCGCTGGCCCATCTTCTGGAGCAGCTGCCGGGGGCTCGCCTCGAAGGGCGTGCCATCCGGGTTCACGAAGTCCAGCAGGAACGCCGCGGTGTCCGGCTCCCACGGGATGATGCGCGCGGTGGACAGGTCCACCTTCGCGGGCGTGTCCGGGTAGCCCGTGTGCCAGCCCGTCACCTTCGTGTTGTCCAAGAGCTCATCGCCCAGGTCCCAACCGAAGACGACGTCGCAGAAGCCCAGGCCGCTCTTCGCGGCGCTGTAGAACTTCTCCAGCGAGATGTACTTGCCGCGCCAGACACCATCCATGTCGATGGCGCCCACCTTCACCTTGCGGACGCCCTTCTCGTCCATCCACCGGCGCAGGGAGTCCATGTCCCCCTGCTGTCCGGGCACCGCTCGCGGCCCTCCCTCGCTCCGCTCCTTCGCGCGAGCCCGACGGGCCATCGCCGGATGGGTGAGCACCTTGGCCTTGGGACGCGACGCCATGCGGACCTTCCTTTTCTTCGTCATGCGGCGGTGAAGCGGTGGAATGGAATGGAGCGCGCGGGGTGCGTCACGGAGACGGCAGCTTCGTCCACACGGCCTTGGTCTGGAGGTAACCATCCAGCGCGTGGTGGCCCAGGTCCTTGCCCCAACCGGATTCCTTGTAGCCACCGAAGGGCGCCGCGTCGTCGAACTCGTTGAAGCAGTTGATCCACACCACGCCGCTCTTCACCTGCTTCGCCAGCGCGTGGGCCTTGGCCACGTCGCCCGTCCAGATGGACGCGGCCAGGCCGTACTGCGTGCTGTTCGCCATCGCGATGGCCTCCGCGTCGTCGCGGAAACGCAGGCAGCTGAGCACCGGGCCGAAGATCTCCTCCTGGGCGATCTTCATGTCCGGCTTCACGTCGCCGAAGATGGTGGGCTTCACGAAGCAGCCCTTCGCCTTGAAGCCCTCCGTGTCGCGGCCACCGCCCGCGAGCAGCTTCGCGCCCTGCTGCTTGCCGCTCTCGATGTAGCCCAGCACCACGTCCATCTGCTTCTGGCTCACCAGCGCGCCCATCTCCGTGGTCGCGTCCAGCGGGTCGCCCACCTTCATCGTGCGCGCCTTCTCCGCGAGCTTCGCGACGAAGGCCTCGTAGGCGTCCTGGTGCACCAGCACGCGGCTGCCCGCGTTGCAGGTCTCACCCTTGTTGCCGAAGATGCCCCAGAAGCACGCCTCCACCGCGCGGTCGAAGTCCGCGTCCGGGAAGATGATCTGCGGGCTCTTGCCGCCCAGCTCCAGCGTCAGCTTCTTCAGGTTGCTCGCGGCGGAGGCCTGGAGCAGCCGGCGCGCGGTGCGGCCGGAGCCGGTGAACGAAATCTTGTCCACGTCCGGGTGCCGGGCGATGGCTTCACCCGCGGGGTCGCCCAGGCCGGTGATGACGTTGATGACGCCGGGCGGGAAGCCCGCCTCCAGCGCCAGCGCGCCCAGCTTCAGCGCGGTGAGCGGCGTGTACTCGGACGGCTTCACCACCACCGTGCAGCCGGCGGCCAGCGCGGGCCCCAGCTTCCAGCCCAGCATGCACGTGGGGTAGTTCCACGGCACGATGGCGCCCACCACGCCCACCGGCTCCTTGAGCGCGTAGGTGTGGAAGGGGCCGTCCACGGGCAGCACCTCGCCCGTGATGGTGCTGGCCATGTCCGCGAAGTTCGCGAGCGTCGCGGCGGCCGGCGCCACGTCCCCCCGGATGGCGTCCTTGAACGTCTTCCCGTTGTTCAGCGACTCGACGAGCGCGAACTCCTCGCGGCGCTCGTAGAGCAGGTCCGCCAGCTTGCGGATGAGCTTGCCGCGCTCGCGGCCGGTCATCTGGCCCCACGGCCCGGACTCGAAGGCGCGGCGCGCGGCCTTCACCGCGCGGTCCACGTCCGCGGCGGTGCCCGCGGGCACGTCAGCGATCTTCTGGCCGGTGGCGGGATTCACCACCGCGAAGGTGCCCCCTTCGATGGGGTCCACCTGCTGCCCGTCGATGAGCAGCTTGAGCACGGGGAGCTTGGGAGTAAGCGAACGAGCGTCGGTCATGGCGAGACCTCGGGTGAGCACGGCGCACAAGCGACCTGGAAGTGGCGGGCACCGGACACGGACGGCTGGACACGGTAGGAATGGGGACATGACGCGGCAAGCTGCCCCCATGAAGAACGTCCTCCTGCTGAAAGCCGGCGACGCGGCGACCTCCGTCCAGCTCTCCGTGGGCGACTATGAGCGGTGGTTTCTGCAAACCATCGGACTGTCCGGGCAGCGCTTCGACATCCGCCCCGTGCACAAGGGCGCGCCCCTGCCGAAGGACGCGAAGGGCTACGACGCGGTGATGATGACGGGCTCGCCCCTGTCGGTGACGCAGCGCGAGCCGTGGATGGAGCGCGCGGGCGCCTTCATGGTGGAGGCGGGCGAGCAGGGCATCCCCGTGCTCGGCGTGTGCTTTGGCCAACAGCTGCTGTCGGAGGCCTACGGCGGCAAGGTGACACGCAACCCCAACGGCCGCGAGACGGGCACCGTGGAGGTGACGCTCTCACCGGGAGGCCGCGCGGATCCGCTGTTCGCCGGCCTGCCGGAGCGCTTCGCCGTGCAGGCCACCCACGAGGACATCGTCTCCCGCCTGCCGGAGGGCGCCACGGTGCTCGCGGGCAACGCCAACACCGCGAACCAGGCGCTCGCCTTCCGTCACAACGTGCGCGGCGTGCAGTTCCACCCGGAGATGCCCACGGACGCCATGCGCGCGGTCATCCTCGCTCGCGAGGACAAGCTGGACGCGCTCGCGCGCGAGAAGGGCGTTCCGGAGGGCGAGTACGTCCCGCGGCTGTTGTCCGGCATCACCCCGACGCCGCACGCGCACCGGGTGCTGATGAACTTCCTCCAACACTTCACCTGATCGG
This DNA window, taken from Corallococcus coralloides DSM 2259, encodes the following:
- a CDS encoding aldehyde dehydrogenase family protein; translation: MTDARSLTPKLPVLKLLIDGQQVDPIEGGTFAVVNPATGQKIADVPAGTAADVDRAVKAARRAFESGPWGQMTGRERGKLIRKLADLLYERREEFALVESLNNGKTFKDAIRGDVAPAAATLANFADMASTITGEVLPVDGPFHTYALKEPVGVVGAIVPWNYPTCMLGWKLGPALAAGCTVVVKPSEYTPLTALKLGALALEAGFPPGVINVITGLGDPAGEAIARHPDVDKISFTGSGRTARRLLQASAASNLKKLTLELGGKSPQIIFPDADFDRAVEACFWGIFGNKGETCNAGSRVLVHQDAYEAFVAKLAEKARTMKVGDPLDATTEMGALVSQKQMDVVLGYIESGKQQGAKLLAGGGRDTEGFKAKGCFVKPTIFGDVKPDMKIAQEEIFGPVLSCLRFRDDAEAIAMANSTQYGLAASIWTGDVAKAHALAKQVKSGVVWINCFNEFDDAAPFGGYKESGWGKDLGHHALDGYLQTKAVWTKLPSP
- a CDS encoding glutamine synthetase family protein, whose translation is MASRPKAKVLTHPAMARRARAKERSEGGPRAVPGQQGDMDSLRRWMDEKGVRKVKVGAIDMDGVWRGKYISLEKFYSAAKSGLGFCDVVFGWDLGDELLDNTKVTGWHTGYPDTPAKVDLSTARIIPWEPDTAAFLLDFVNPDGTPFEASPRQLLQKMGQRARKLGFLPRFGAEYEFFLFKESPQSLHEKGFKNLTPLTPGMFGYSWLRTSMNAPLVHALIDGCNAYGLNIEGFHTETGPGVFEAAIRYDTLELAADRAALFKTVVKEICAKHGVSACFMAKVDPKLPGCSGHVHQSLWNLKGEENLFHDPSQKHGMSKLMRHYIGGQVALMPELTALYWPTINSYKRSVENTWAPTTATWGLENRTCAIRVIGDSGKSMRIEYRQLGADMNAYIGMAVSLAAGLWGIENEIEPPAPVLSNAYEAKNTQPLPRTLKDAVALLKNSERARELLGDGFVDHFVRTREWEVRQFERAVTSWELERYLELI
- a CDS encoding glutamine amidotransferase, with translation MTRQAAPMKNVLLLKAGDAATSVQLSVGDYERWFLQTIGLSGQRFDIRPVHKGAPLPKDAKGYDAVMMTGSPLSVTQREPWMERAGAFMVEAGEQGIPVLGVCFGQQLLSEAYGGKVTRNPNGRETGTVEVTLSPGGRADPLFAGLPERFAVQATHEDIVSRLPEGATVLAGNANTANQALAFRHNVRGVQFHPEMPTDAMRAVILAREDKLDALAREKGVPEGEYVPRLLSGITPTPHAHRVLMNFLQHFT
- a CDS encoding ATP-dependent DNA helicase yields the protein MKAMLKKMVVAVALVASSPVMAADYHGASPLVSRQEQARMERERHERERLARLERERQERARMERERQARLERERKERARMERERQARLERERLERERQARIERERKERERLARLERERRERERLARRDSHYRGGWVN
- a CDS encoding iron-containing alcohol dehydrogenase translates to MKPFDIPSEPRVTEMAWPTRIVFGAGALQKLPAHAARLNMKRPLLVTDAGVVKAGLATRVADVLKGAGLECAVFDRVEPNPTERDVFAGLEAYRAHKADGIVALGGGSALDAGKLVQLLTTHEPPLSRYDDAKGGDQYVRDDLPPLIAIPTTAGTGSEVGRSGVVTLADTGRKTVIFSPHLLPKAAVIDPELTLGLPPSVTAATGMDALTHCIEAYVANGFHPLADAVAIDGVMRVGRSLVTAVKEGRDLAARTDMMVAAMEGAMAFQKGLGASHALAHALTPISNVPHGLANAIVLPAVMEFNRASCTARLARIAAALGDTANAREEVLAANAIDRVRKLAAAVGIPARLRDAGVQEKDLEHIAQKAFQDASHQGNPRAVTEADLLAMAREAY